The Euphorbia lathyris chromosome 2, ddEupLath1.1, whole genome shotgun sequence genome includes a window with the following:
- the LOC136218800 gene encoding protein DJ-1 homolog B-like codes for MSLLRHVAPNSLFHSFPSSSSSSSSSLLFPSSLQALVKIPSTGTRFSFSIKAMASSTKKVLVPIANGTEPMEAVITVDVIRRAGADVTVASVENQLRVEAAHGVKIIADALISDCSDSVFDLVALPGGMPGATNLKNCGALESMVKKQAADGRLYAAVCASPAVALGSWGVLKGLKATCYPSFMEQLQSSAITVESRVQQDGIAVTSRGPGTTMEFAVALVEQLYGKEKANEISGPLVMPPNHGDEYTIKEINPIKWTYSNPPQVLVPIANGTEEMEAIMIIDILRRAKVNVVVASVEDKLEILASRKVKIEADILLDEAAKLSYDLIVLPGGLGGAQAFAKSEKLVNMLKKQRESNKPYGAICASPALVLEPHGLLEGKKATAFPAMCEKLSDKSEIENRVVVDGMLITSRGPGTSMEFALAIVEKLFGREKALELAKVMLFTRP; via the exons ATGTCATTATTACGCCACGTAGCCCCTAACTCACTTTTTCATtccttcccttcttcttcctcttcttcttcttcttctcttctattCCCTTCTAGTCTACAAGCTCTCGTCAAAATCCCTTCTACTGGAACTCGCTTCTCGTTTTCCATCAAAGCCATGGCTTCGTCTACTAAAAAG GTTCTGGTTCCCATTGCGAATGGAACGGAGCCGATGGAAGCGGTGATAACAGTCGATGTTATAAGGAGAGCTGGCGCTGATGTCACTGTTGCGTCTGTTGAGAATCAGCTTCGAGTTGAAGCTGCTCACGGTGTCAAGATCATTGCCGATGCTCTCATTTCTGATTGCTCCGACTCCGTTTTTGACCTCGTTGCTCTACCG GGTGGCATGCCTGGTGCTACCAACCTTAAAAATTGTGGAGCTCTAGAAAGCATGGTGAAGAAGCAGGCTGCAGATGGGCGGCTTTATGCAGCAGTTTGTGCTTCACCTGCAGTGGCACTTGGATCTTGGGGTGTGTTAAAGGGATTAAAA gCAACTTGTTATCCCTCATTCATGGAACAGTTGCAATCCTCTGCAATTACTGTTGAATCAAGAGTGCAGCAAGATGGTATAGCTGTTACAAGCCGTGGACCTGGTACTACCATGGAGTTTGCCGTTGCGCTAGTTGAGCAGTTGTATGGGAAAGAAAAAGCTAATGAAATTTCTGGACCCCTG GTGATGCCTCCCAATCATGGGGATGAGTATACCATAAAGGAGATAAATCCAATCAAGTGGACATATAGTAACCCTCCTCAG GTTCTTGTGCCCATTGCTAACGGTACAGAGGAAATGGAAGCCATTATGATCATTGATATTCTGCGACGAGCTAAAGTAAATGTTGTGGTGGCTTCTGTTGAGGACAAGCTGGAAATTCTGGCTTCTCGTAAAGTTAAAATTGAGGCAGATATTCTCCTTGATGAGGCTGCTAAACTATCATATGACCTAATTGTCTTACCA GGTGGGCTAGGTGGTGCCCAGGCATTTGCAAAGTCAGAAAAGCTGGTGAACATGCTAAAGAAGCAGAGGGAGTCAAATAAACCATATGGAGCTATATGTGCATCTCCAGCCTTAGTCTTGGAGCCTCATGGTTTACTTGAG GGTAAAAAGGCGACTGCTTTTCCTGCAATGTGTGAGAAGCTGTCGGATAAGAGTGAAATAGAGAACAGAGTGGTGGTGGACGGGATGCTGATAACAAGTAGAGGGCCGGGAACTTCAATGGAGTTTGCGTTGGCAATCGTAGAGAAGCTGTTTGGACGGGAGAAGGCATTAGAGCTTGCTAAGGTAATGCTCTTTACACGCCCGTAG